The following proteins are co-located in the Pyrococcus abyssi GE5 genome:
- a CDS encoding 2-dehydropantoate 2-reductase, producing the protein MKIYILGAGAIGSLFGGLLANAGEDVLLIGRDPHVSAINEKGLKIVGIKDLNVKVEATTRVPEEKPDLIVLATKSYSTIEALKSARHIVKGSWVLSIQNGIGNEDKIIEFGGKAIGGITTNGAMVEAPGVIKWTGKGVTIIGLYPQGKEKFIEKVADVFNSADIETHVSENIISWIWAKAIVNSAINPIGTLLEVKNKVIRENDFLLSMAMEVVKEGCRVALQNGIEFDVPPMDLFFQTLEQTRENYNSMLQDIWRGKKTEVDYINGKIVEYAKAVNLEAPMNLLLWGLIKGKEALEGKK; encoded by the coding sequence ATGAAGATTTACATTCTAGGAGCCGGTGCAATAGGATCCCTCTTTGGAGGTTTATTGGCGAATGCTGGTGAGGATGTACTTTTAATTGGAAGAGATCCTCACGTGAGTGCCATTAATGAGAAAGGTCTCAAGATAGTTGGCATAAAGGATCTTAACGTTAAGGTTGAAGCAACGACAAGGGTTCCAGAAGAAAAACCTGACTTAATAGTATTGGCAACGAAATCGTATTCGACTATTGAGGCTCTCAAATCGGCTAGGCATATAGTTAAAGGTTCCTGGGTTCTAAGCATTCAAAATGGTATAGGTAATGAAGATAAAATAATCGAGTTTGGAGGAAAAGCCATTGGTGGAATAACGACGAACGGGGCTATGGTCGAAGCTCCTGGGGTCATAAAGTGGACGGGGAAGGGAGTTACAATAATAGGTCTATACCCCCAGGGAAAGGAAAAATTCATCGAAAAGGTTGCTGATGTATTCAATTCTGCAGATATAGAAACTCATGTGAGTGAGAATATTATCAGCTGGATCTGGGCAAAGGCGATAGTTAATTCGGCAATCAACCCAATCGGAACGCTACTTGAGGTTAAAAATAAGGTTATTCGTGAGAATGATTTCCTGCTTTCCATGGCTATGGAAGTTGTTAAAGAGGGCTGTAGGGTTGCGCTTCAAAATGGTATAGAATTTGACGTTCCTCCAATGGATTTGTTCTTTCAAACGCTCGAGCAGACTAGAGAAAACTACAACTCAATGCTACAGGACATTTGGAGGGGTAAAAAAACTGAGGTGGATTACATAAATGGTAAAATCGTTGAATACGCGAAGGCTGTTAACCTTGAAGCTCCGATGAATTTACTTCTATGGGGGCTGATAAAGGGAAAGGAAGCTTTGGAGGGTAAGAAATGA
- a CDS encoding TIGR00153 family protein codes for MIGGKEKEVFNKLREHLEAVDATLSAFRQLFVAYLSGDLDKAERLLREVEDKESYADELRRSIELMLYGGAFIPASRGDYIRLSELIDNVADAAESAAHTLMFAKPNIPGDLESEILRLVDESLKTYTYLKEAVLALEESVEKALELSKETETQEERADKIEYDLLRKIFSRNDISTYAKLIWNQVITKVGDIADRAEDASDQVMLIAVKRR; via the coding sequence ATGATTGGTGGAAAAGAGAAAGAAGTTTTTAATAAACTTAGAGAACATCTTGAGGCCGTTGATGCTACTCTATCTGCCTTTAGGCAACTATTCGTTGCTTACTTGAGTGGAGACTTGGATAAAGCTGAAAGGTTATTAAGGGAAGTTGAGGATAAGGAAAGCTATGCCGATGAGCTACGTAGGAGCATAGAACTAATGCTGTATGGCGGTGCTTTTATACCCGCTAGTAGGGGGGATTATATAAGGCTGAGCGAGCTAATAGATAACGTGGCGGATGCAGCTGAGAGTGCTGCTCACACTCTTATGTTCGCAAAACCAAACATTCCTGGGGATCTAGAGAGTGAGATACTAAGACTAGTTGACGAATCGCTAAAAACTTACACCTATCTAAAAGAGGCCGTTTTAGCGTTGGAGGAGAGCGTTGAAAAAGCTCTCGAATTATCTAAAGAAACCGAAACCCAAGAGGAGAGAGCGGATAAAATAGAGTACGACTTACTTAGGAAGATATTTTCAAGGAATGACATATCAACGTACGCAAAGCTTATTTGGAACCAGGTGATTACGAAGGTTGGAGATATAGCCGACAGGGCCGAGGATGCCTCGGATCAGGTGATGCTCATAGCCGTTAAGAGGAGGTGA
- a CDS encoding D-2-hydroxyacid dehydrogenase, translating to MKVLVAAPLHEKAIQILKDAGLEVIYEEYPEEDRLVELVKDVEAIIVRSKPKVTRKVIESAPKLKVIARAGVGLDNIDVEAAKERGIEVVNAPAASSRSVAELAVALMFAVARKIAFADRKMREGVWAKKQAMGIELEGKTLGIIGFGRIGYQVAKIARALGMNLLLYDPYPNEERAKEVGGKFVDLETLLRESDIVTIHVPLLESTYHLINEERLKLMKKSAILINTSRGAVVDTNALVKALEEGWIAGAGLDVYEEEPLPKDHPLTKFDNVVLTPHIGASTVEAQERAGVEVAEKVVKILKG from the coding sequence GTGAAAGTTCTCGTGGCCGCGCCTTTGCACGAGAAGGCAATCCAGATTCTGAAGGATGCTGGGCTGGAAGTCATCTATGAGGAATATCCAGAGGAAGATAGGCTAGTTGAGTTAGTCAAGGACGTAGAGGCAATAATAGTTAGAAGCAAGCCCAAAGTTACTAGGAAAGTTATAGAGAGCGCTCCAAAGCTTAAGGTAATAGCGAGGGCTGGAGTTGGCCTTGACAATATTGACGTTGAAGCCGCCAAGGAGAGGGGAATAGAAGTTGTAAATGCACCGGCAGCTAGCTCGAGAAGTGTCGCCGAATTGGCAGTGGCTTTAATGTTTGCCGTTGCAAGGAAAATAGCCTTTGCAGACAGGAAGATGAGGGAAGGAGTATGGGCGAAGAAGCAGGCGATGGGAATTGAACTCGAGGGCAAGACCCTTGGAATAATTGGTTTTGGTAGGATTGGTTATCAAGTGGCAAAGATAGCTAGGGCATTGGGCATGAACCTCCTCTTATACGATCCCTATCCGAATGAGGAAAGGGCCAAGGAAGTTGGCGGTAAATTCGTTGACCTTGAGACCCTACTCAGGGAGAGCGACATCGTTACGATACACGTCCCACTGCTCGAGTCAACGTACCACTTAATTAACGAGGAGAGGCTTAAGCTAATGAAGAAGAGTGCGATACTCATAAACACATCGAGGGGTGCGGTAGTGGATACCAATGCACTAGTGAAGGCTTTAGAAGAGGGATGGATTGCCGGGGCGGGCTTAGATGTGTACGAGGAGGAACCCCTTCCAAAAGATCATCCATTAACAAAGTTCGACAACGTCGTCCTAACGCCCCACATAGGAGCTTCGACAGTTGAAGCCCAGGAGAGAGCTGGTGTCGAGGTTGCCGAAAAAGTTGTAAAGATATTAAAGGGCTGA
- a CDS encoding 1,4-alpha-glucan branching protein, producing MKGYLTFVLHTHIPYVRKHGKWPFGEEWLFEAISESYVPLLIELEKLKEKGVKFELVISFTPVLLEQLNDEYIKAEFNRYMERKIKLMKEDLKKADGKLRNAIEFMIKYFEDVYEYWSKINGDIIGRFKQLQDEGFVEIITSAATHGYLPLLGRDEAIDAQILTGIRVYEKYFGKKPRGIWLPECAYRPDGLWKSPSTGEIKWRKGIEHFLKKYGLEFFFVESHLIDEGPATSKYGVTLPAKTKKSTLRPYFLKNGVVVFARNRETGIQVWSADIGYPGDPWYREFHKKAEKSGGQYWRVTGTKDLGAKEPYEPEKAMERVEEHANHFLNLVSSLLEEFKEKEGELGIVVAPYDTELFGHWWFEGVKWLARVLELAQDKGIKTIGISNFLKEFRGKKFEIELPEGSWGMFGTHYTWWNPDVEWTWPIIHKAEDRMIALATKYSGKDSLADRVLRQLSRELLLLEASDWQFLMTTGQAREYGAKRILEHAHNFHTLANLLEEYFEQGTFDVELLEELEEKDNLFQEVPVEAYISKEPPEVPRYIEPPEVPDNNEEEEKGEWSSGKSEEKEDFEEFLLSIKGVGPKTVERLKRAGITSLRELSK from the coding sequence ATGAAGGGATACCTAACCTTTGTGTTACACACCCACATACCCTACGTGAGGAAGCATGGCAAGTGGCCCTTTGGGGAAGAGTGGCTCTTCGAGGCAATATCTGAAAGCTACGTACCACTATTAATTGAGCTGGAAAAATTAAAGGAGAAAGGCGTTAAGTTCGAGCTCGTGATTAGCTTTACCCCAGTTCTATTGGAGCAACTTAACGATGAATACATCAAGGCAGAATTCAATAGGTACATGGAGAGGAAGATTAAGCTAATGAAGGAAGACCTAAAGAAGGCCGATGGGAAATTGAGGAATGCCATAGAGTTCATGATTAAATATTTTGAGGATGTCTACGAATATTGGAGTAAAATAAACGGTGACATCATAGGTAGGTTCAAACAACTTCAGGACGAGGGATTCGTTGAGATAATAACCTCAGCCGCAACCCACGGTTATTTGCCATTACTTGGAAGGGACGAGGCGATAGATGCTCAAATACTAACGGGAATTAGGGTGTACGAGAAGTACTTTGGAAAGAAGCCTAGAGGGATATGGCTACCGGAATGCGCCTACAGGCCAGATGGACTCTGGAAAAGCCCCAGTACTGGAGAGATCAAATGGAGAAAAGGGATAGAACACTTCTTAAAAAAATACGGACTTGAGTTCTTTTTCGTTGAAAGCCATTTAATAGATGAAGGGCCAGCCACATCAAAGTACGGAGTAACTTTACCCGCCAAGACGAAGAAGTCGACACTAAGGCCGTATTTCTTAAAAAATGGAGTCGTCGTGTTCGCAAGGAACAGGGAGACTGGAATACAGGTTTGGAGTGCCGACATAGGATACCCTGGGGATCCATGGTACAGGGAATTTCATAAGAAAGCTGAGAAAAGTGGCGGTCAGTACTGGAGGGTAACTGGAACCAAAGACCTTGGAGCTAAGGAGCCATATGAGCCAGAAAAGGCCATGGAAAGGGTAGAAGAGCATGCAAACCACTTTCTAAACCTAGTCTCATCATTACTCGAGGAATTCAAGGAGAAAGAAGGAGAACTGGGAATAGTAGTTGCGCCGTATGATACCGAACTCTTCGGCCATTGGTGGTTTGAAGGTGTAAAATGGCTCGCAAGGGTCCTAGAGCTCGCCCAGGATAAGGGAATAAAAACGATTGGGATAAGCAACTTCCTCAAAGAGTTTAGAGGTAAGAAGTTCGAAATCGAACTACCCGAGGGATCTTGGGGCATGTTTGGAACCCATTACACATGGTGGAACCCAGATGTGGAGTGGACCTGGCCTATAATTCACAAGGCCGAGGATAGGATGATAGCCCTAGCAACCAAGTACAGTGGCAAAGATAGTTTAGCTGACAGGGTTTTGAGGCAACTCTCGAGGGAACTGCTACTCCTCGAGGCCAGCGATTGGCAGTTCCTCATGACAACTGGCCAAGCAAGGGAATATGGAGCCAAAAGAATTTTAGAGCATGCACATAACTTCCACACTCTTGCAAATTTATTGGAGGAATACTTCGAGCAGGGAACGTTCGATGTTGAACTTTTGGAGGAGCTAGAGGAGAAAGACAACCTATTCCAGGAAGTTCCAGTTGAAGCTTACATCTCGAAAGAGCCCCCCGAAGTGCCTAGGTACATCGAACCACCAGAGGTTCCAGATAATAACGAGGAAGAGGAGAAAGGAGAATGGAGCAGTGGAAAGAGCGAAGAGAAAGAAGATTTTGAGGAGTTCTTGCTCTCAATAAAAGGAGTTGGCCCCAAAACCGTTGAAAGGCTAAAGAGAGCAGGTATAACTAGCCTCAGGGAATTATCGAAGTGA
- the sufB gene encoding SUF-like minimal system protein SmsB — translation MSETLTLTDARSIIENQIEELAKRNKEPEWMTKIRYRALEEFMRAPLGDPIISEEKLLNFIAKPEIEGIPDKIESLDDLPPEMKALLDRLGISEVEQKYIAGLAVQTDTGVIYNQFLQEWAKKGLIVLPTEEAIRKYPDIMKQHFLKLFKAGENKLTAYHTAVWNGGIFLYVKENLKVPFPLHLFFLIQESSLAQAPHIIIIAEKNSEVHLIEGCTAPILVRHSLHLDMTEAYIHDGAKVRLTVLQNWPEYVHTRPMTRAKVGKNAEFLNTTVSLGAGKSNIANPKYWVEEGGHVELNGVILGQKDWYIDLGGEMYLQGKGASGLNSSKAVIMDKSSVITRGKIIAEAKKTKGHISCDALLLSDKARMETYPGLVSLVDEAELSHEAAIGKIREEELFYLMSRGLTEEKATQLIVKGFVEPMLKDIPIEFVVEIKKIIELAVSGGL, via the coding sequence TTGAGTGAAACCCTAACGCTTACAGATGCTAGATCGATAATCGAGAATCAGATAGAGGAACTTGCAAAGAGGAATAAAGAGCCAGAGTGGATGACCAAGATTAGGTATAGGGCACTTGAGGAATTTATGAGAGCCCCTCTCGGTGATCCAATAATAAGCGAGGAGAAGTTGCTTAACTTCATAGCCAAGCCGGAAATTGAAGGCATCCCCGATAAGATAGAGAGCCTTGATGATTTACCACCTGAGATGAAAGCCCTACTTGACAGGTTAGGAATAAGTGAGGTGGAGCAGAAGTACATAGCGGGTTTGGCAGTTCAAACGGACACGGGAGTTATATATAATCAATTCCTCCAGGAGTGGGCCAAGAAAGGATTAATAGTCCTGCCAACTGAGGAAGCCATAAGGAAGTATCCCGACATCATGAAGCAACATTTCCTAAAGTTATTTAAAGCGGGGGAGAATAAGCTGACAGCTTATCACACTGCCGTTTGGAATGGAGGTATATTCCTATACGTGAAGGAAAACCTAAAAGTTCCATTCCCCCTTCACCTGTTCTTCCTAATCCAGGAGAGCTCGTTGGCTCAAGCTCCCCACATAATAATAATCGCCGAGAAGAATAGCGAGGTCCACCTAATAGAGGGGTGTACTGCGCCGATTTTAGTTAGGCATTCACTCCACTTGGATATGACTGAAGCGTATATACACGATGGTGCGAAGGTTAGGTTAACCGTTCTCCAGAACTGGCCAGAGTACGTGCACACTAGGCCAATGACCAGGGCCAAGGTAGGTAAGAACGCTGAGTTTCTGAATACAACCGTAAGCCTAGGGGCTGGGAAAAGCAACATAGCTAATCCAAAGTACTGGGTCGAAGAAGGAGGGCACGTTGAGCTGAACGGAGTAATCCTGGGCCAGAAGGACTGGTACATCGACTTAGGCGGGGAAATGTACTTACAGGGAAAGGGAGCGAGTGGACTCAACTCAAGCAAGGCCGTTATAATGGATAAGTCGAGCGTCATAACTAGGGGAAAGATAATAGCAGAGGCAAAGAAGACAAAGGGACACATAAGCTGTGATGCCCTCTTGCTTAGCGACAAGGCTAGGATGGAAACCTATCCTGGACTAGTGAGTCTTGTGGACGAGGCAGAACTGAGTCACGAGGCAGCCATTGGAAAGATAAGGGAGGAAGAACTATTTTACCTTATGAGCAGGGGTCTAACAGAGGAGAAAGCTACCCAGCTAATAGTTAAGGGATTCGTGGAGCCAATGCTCAAGGACATACCCATAGAGTTTGTCGTTGAGATAAAGAAGATCATTGAACTTGCGGTAAGTGGCGGACTTTGA
- the sufC gene encoding Fe-S cluster assembly ATPase SufC, whose protein sequence is MLKIEDLHVEVEGREILRGINLAVNDGEFHVIMGPNGSGKSTLALTIAGHPKYKVTKGKIIFNGEDITSSSPDERARKGILLAFQVPPEIEGVRILDFLIQVLTEIKGMKPEEAYDVVLNKAKELWFDDKDMRRFVNVGFSGGERKRLELLQALLLEPKLLLLDEPDSGVDVDSLSVISRKIEELHNRGVSIILITHYGRIFGHIDKEKLKVHVMKDGKIVKSGGSEIIDMIEREGFKAIFGGENVE, encoded by the coding sequence TGACGGTGAATTTCATGTGATCATGGGGCCGAACGGTTCTGGAAAGTCAACCTTGGCTTTAACTATAGCTGGACATCCAAAATACAAGGTTACAAAGGGAAAGATAATATTTAATGGTGAGGACATAACATCGTCCTCTCCCGATGAAAGGGCAAGGAAGGGAATCCTATTGGCATTTCAAGTCCCGCCCGAAATAGAAGGGGTTAGAATACTTGACTTCCTGATTCAAGTTTTGACCGAGATAAAGGGGATGAAGCCAGAAGAAGCTTATGACGTTGTTTTAAACAAAGCTAAGGAGTTATGGTTTGATGATAAGGATATGAGAAGGTTCGTTAACGTTGGGTTTTCTGGAGGAGAGAGAAAAAGGCTCGAATTACTTCAGGCCCTGTTACTTGAGCCTAAGCTATTACTACTCGACGAGCCAGATAGTGGAGTTGATGTCGATTCGCTGAGCGTGATAAGCAGAAAGATTGAGGAGTTACATAATAGAGGAGTTTCAATAATACTAATCACGCACTATGGAAGGATATTCGGCCATATTGACAAGGAGAAGCTAAAAGTCCACGTCATGAAAGACGGGAAGATCGTCAAGAGCGGGGGAAGCGAGATAATTGATATGATTGAAAGAGAAGGGTTTAAGGCAATTTTTGGAGGTGAAAACGTTGAGTGA